ttataatttcttcAATGTTGATTAGTTTATCCATGATTTCTTTTTTCCTTTCAAGGAGCTTGAAGCTACGCCGTCTTGATTGATAACAATATCGATGTCAACTCAATAATTAtcataataaaaacataaaatacaatgaaaatagaaaaatctaaaaataaaattattgtttgataaataatattttaaggatttaattatttttacatacggtttaacaatttaaaataaaaataactctaacttttcttttataaaaaattgaaaatatttattttaatattatattaccttattaaaattttacatttaaagtttaattttatttagaataagataaaatatttaaaaataaagattaaaaagtaaaataaattttgaaggaCTAAACTTATATTCATACTCACTACTAACAACTACTTCATACATTACCCTTTTATTTATTGGGTTTTTTTCTTTCAAGTTTGGCATTGCAGTGGTTGTTATATTCTCTACGACGGTGTTGTAATGGTTGTCATATTCTCTACGAGGCAAATTTGACTCTCCCTAACTTGTACACGTGTCAACAAAACAAATGGCATTGACGTTTCCTTTGACTTCACCTAAGAAAGTGCCTTGCTTGACCATCCATCTTGACTAGAAAAGTATCAACCTTCCATGTTCAAGACCACCCACTTAACAAGCACTCTTGGTAAGACCTTCCACTCTTCTAAAATGAGACAAGCACTTGCATTTTAGTTGTGAACACTATTCAAGTATGAACACACTCTTAAGGTAATAAGGACCCACTTGTGCATAACAATTTTGTATTAATTAAAGGCATAAAAAAATGAGTCCCACGGTGCACGTCCTTCACGTATTGTATGATGACAACCTTCTTCTAATAACCTACCACGTCATACTAGTAGATAAGAGAACCCCTTCTATAAATACCCCTAACCATAAAGAACGGGTTGACCTTTGAGTCTTCAAAGTTACTCTGAGCAAATATCATTTCTTCCAGCAGTCGATCTGTCCTCTTATTCCTTTCCAGCTCTCTGCCTCTTTAAGTGAACTGGCTTCTTCGGCACTACCACATATTCCTTCCCACTCTCTTATTTTATTGTACATTGTATcaacaaattttaatattttaagttaaattttattaaataatagatacttatttaattttttgttaatgcaatatattaaatcatttcaaatatgaaaaagtatataaactTTTATCAAGTGGCGTCAAGGGAGTAGGTAAAAAGCCTTGGCCGTCTTAGTTTGGTAAAAATTTTCTATTAGTCCTCTAAATTTGTGAACTTATTAACTAATTAAATGGTAAAAGTATTACCCTCTGAATTTACAATTCAATATCGATCCTTGAATGAAAAATTTCTTACTTTACCCTTAATGGAATGTGTATATTTGATTGATTCATGAGTTAACGTGTAAGCTAACTATTTTAGATATATCCTCAAGAAATAGAAGAAGAAATGGATTTgcaaatgaatattttaaatttaaaaataattatttaaatgatCTTATTTATCTTTCTTTTCTTAATTGATCGATGTTAATTTTGTTGGATTAAAATCTTTAATCGTGGATATATATGTATAATGTATATTCTTATTATAAAATGTGATATAAAATTAAGTGACTAATTATGTTATAAGTGCCATAGGTATTAAAGTTTATGGAAATAATATGTAGGTATCATAAGTTGTATTTATAATTTGATGAggatcaaattataaatacttaaaattaatttaataattaattatttaaagagGTAGTGGTCCCCAAAGAATAAGATTATATAACATATCATTTTCATCCGAATTATACAAAAGAAAAACtatctaaaaaaatttaaaggaatggatgaatttaattacatttctgcATATAATTTTATTCATAATTTGTTAACCTCAAATCTTCGAGCAGGAGTATTACATTTTTTCCAACAAATACCATCTATGTATTTTCAAATTTTTGGCTTTTCACTTTCGTACCGACCATTTGAGTTGTTGGATCCAGATAAGTGGTTTCCCaatttttttttaggttttattttattttaatatttttttctattttacaaATAAAATCATCTTGGTTGCTTGAAAAATTACGTATTAAAATGTTAACACTCTCATGTCTTATCAAGGTTGTTTTTGCTTCTCATCTTTCCAGTAAATGACTCATATTTTGGTATTTGAAAGttatatttgattttaatattttggaGTAATAAAGAGATAAATTTATagctaaattgaaattttaaattaatattttaacagcTTAACTTTtctttaagggcaaaattgatcTTTTATAGAATAATACTTATGTTTTACTTGTTTTAACATTTTAACCAAACAAAATAATATATGTTTATTACGTGATTAGCGATTTACCTACCAAACGAGGCgtaaatgttaaaaatttaaatatttaaaatttaagctttgaatttaaattataaaatatattttctatattacttaaaataaaattaaaattatttttttcaaaaaaaactaTATTTCTCGCAGACTGCTAGCACTCAACCAGTAGTGACGACTGCTATCACGCATTTGCTATATTTCTCGCCGACCATTATaacgaaaaacaaaaaaaagaaaaagaaaaatacgaCAACATATCATTGTCTATGAAGTCACATATAGATCGGTGTGCTTGGTCGAGATATTATTTATGATGTTAAGCAGCTTATGCTTTTTATTGATATTTCAATCCTTCACGTAGGTCTGTTATCACAGTTTATATTCGATGATGGTAGATATTCTTTCTAACAATATTAtcgaatttatttttaaaaaaatataatatactttaagttaaattatcaaaataattttttttgtttcccttaagttttattttagtcacttatgtttaaaatgttacattttaattaCTTACGTTAAcctgttgtaacattttagtcattgaacCGTTAATTACTGTAAACGATATAACGGTAAGTTGACATGGCACATTAAAccatcatttcaaataaaaaatttaggttaaattatataattggtctctatattttttcgttttgagcaatttttttcttttatgttcttgtaattattcttcttcttttttttcccattcttttctgattctctttctattttcctcccttcttcatctcttttaacgtaaaaacaaattaaattgctaaaaacgaaaaaaatatattgaccaattgtataatttaacccaaattttttatttgaaatgatgatttaacgtgccacgtcAGTTTGCCGTTACACTGTTAATGATAATTAATgcttagtgactaaaatattacaacacgataatgtaagtgactaaaatataacattacaaatataggtgactaaaatataacatgaaaaaaataaaaatgactattttaatagtttaccccatattttattattacatttaatACACATTATTTCTATCCGAATAATTGTCGACGTTTTGATGATAAAGTGTTGTAAGTAATGGAGAGTCGTAGATCACTAACATTCCTACACGAGTGGTTTATAAAGATATTCGAAACAAAACAAAATATTCCCATAAAATgtataaagaaaaacaaaaagatatTCTCATAAAATATCTCCATTTTTCTCCATCTTATTGGTCCCAAAATGATAAGAAATTTGTGTTCATCAACCATTAGAAAAACCCTTATATTTTTCATCCCCGGTCTTAGCATAACCATTACATCATTTCCAGTCATAATATCCAAACACAGTAACATTACCAATGGCAACCCTGTCTAGCGTGAACCTCGTAACCCCAAGAATCATAGCCAATGGACCAGACGTCCCAACCGTCAAGGTCCCATGCCTTAACCGGCCTTGGAAAAGGGTATCCCCAATGAAGCTGCGTGTCGGGCCTGTTAGAGCTGCACCGGATGGAATATCGGAGAAGGTGGAGAAAAGCATAAAAGAGGCACAAGAGATGTGTTCGGATGATCCGGCGAGTGGCGAGTGTGTGGCGGCTTGGGACGAAGTGGAAGAGCTGAGTGCGGCGGCTAGCCACGCTAGGGACAAGAAGAAAGACGATGATCCTTTGGAGAATTACTGTAAAGACAACCCGGAGACGGATGAGTGTCGTACTTATGATAATTGAAAATGTTTGTTTTTTCTAGTTTCTTAGATTATAGTTGGATGTTAATCTGAAATATATTTTATTGTTGGTTTATATAGTTTGTTATAATGATGTAATCCTAAAATTATACACTCCTAGAAAAGAAAATGATATCAATTAATTTGGTAATTTGAAGTTtctttttatgtattattaagtAATGGGTTTTCTTTATAAGGGATATGTaataaccctaatttgaccctaatcgggaagtgatttcgggaccacaaaatcgagtcatgaaaataattaaatattaaatttcatgtctattatatgagataatgcatgtgtgaaaaattgatgcaatgatttttatcatttgaatgtgaaatcattaaataggacttaagttggaaacttagaaaatgtgcttggttaaattttttttaatggcCAAACGTTATATGATTTAAtagatgaggatttgcatgttaaTTTTGCCATTTCCAAATTAGTGGCCGACCATGTTGATTGCTTGagttaaatatatgtattttatatatatacattattaaatgaaatgaatttaaaacatgaaaacaaaattaaataaaaggaaaaagggtGACAAAAAAAAACAATGTTTTCCATATTCCTTCTTCCATTGCCGTAAGTGAAAGAAAGGTTGGAGCTAAGCATTCGGTCCTTTAGATATCTTGAATTAAGGTATGTTCCATGagtttgcttttaaaattttagtgaatttgagaTAGTTGCTAAGTCTTTTACTTAGCCCATGTGTAAATTTTAAGTTTGGTGTTGTCATGTATATTCTGCCATGGAAGTTTTCTACTTCATGGATAGTGTGTTAATGTTTTGAAATAGATATGGTAGAAGGATAAGGTTTGAGCTTGTTAATTCTTGAATTGGTtgagtttgataaaatttaatatttgtagcttaattgtttaatgacaatcggctatgttgaaatgctaaattagtactaaattgtaagtatttaattgagtgttagccgaaattgagcttatgatagtaattagaatttgtgaaatttatgcattttgtggtccaagtgtgataagaaccatacagttatggcatgtaagcatgaagattagATGATGGATAATTTTAAATGTGAGATGGTTAGAAGTTGATTTAAAGGCTTAATAAGTTAGTTTAAGGTGAAGTCATTAGCTTATGATATTCGGTTTTGGCTACTATGTGTTGGATcttgaatattttaatgttttgaattaGTAATGGATGAAAGATAATGTTTGAGTTtgctaaatattgaaattaaaagttaattatttatttgttgtGTAAGAGCCGAAAGTGAACTTAGGAGATGAATTGAGGAAAATTGTTGTTATATGTTAAATGGTTGAGGTTTTGTTGTCATGTAGTGAAGGAgggttaaaatatttaatatgtcaATTGAGTGAAATGTTAATGTACGAAATCTCATATTAGTTGATAGAAGAGGatgcttaaattgttaaaaattgattttaacatagCCGAATGCGTTCATGAATGAAAGAATTATATTGGTTTTGAAATGTATGTGTTGCCGAATTCATTTTTAAGTAATAGTTGAAATTCTTGTTATGAGCGAATTATAATATAACCGAATAAAAGGCATGATTAATGAATTAGTGACAAGTGAATTTGTTTAatctagctcaagagcttaaggagCCTAATTCGAATAAGGGAAAAAGCTAAACTACCCGAATAGCATATCCGTAGTCATTCGACGACAGtcaaggtaagtctttgagtaatgaaacttagcttatgatttgataaaatcatggtatataagcataataaataaattgtgacctattggttctacttgaattacgtagtgggataaataatttgtgcatatgacttgtagccgaatggttatagaaatcatgttggatagcgaaacgaaatcgtgttctttgtatgtggctattgagccgaaagtggaatggttgataagcatgttgtgcttgtgttcaagtaatgtaaatgaaatgctaatgtgttatgatatatatatatatatgtgtgtgcatgataatggagaattatatccgggctaagtcccgaaggcattcctgctgatgttatatccgggttaagtcttgaaggcattcgtgctggtattatatccgagctaagtcccgaaggcattcgtgctggtgtttatccgggctaagtctcgaaggcattcgtgctggtgttatatccgggctaagtcccgaaggcattcgtgcaagtgttatatctgggctaaagtcccgcaggctttgtgctggtattatatccgggcttaaagtcccgcatgctttgtggtggtgattggatttgggttttaaacctagcagacttaatgccgatgattggagtaagattatgatttcgaatgtccgtagtaaactaccattgaatatgttcaatacattaagttggtcaggtatgaattatatacttttatatgttagattgatcggaattgaatcatgaatgcgaaatgagaagtatatgtgaaaatatcatatgtgtatgtgtgtattcggttatggtgaaaggttatatgagattgatttggtgatatacatgttaaataatatgaatccaaagaatgggtaataaatctgcttaggacagcagcagtaatgtgacttcggaaaatcaccataaattgtggaagttgagttagaggctgaataaattatgtcatgaaatcttaatgagtgtagtttcttataaaataaaccgtataagcaaaagaatttccaataatgatatatttgaagtggcgtggaacagagtcaaaatgacttcgaggtcccctgttctgttttcaaaaaatcattacaaatggtacaaaaatggttataagataaaatttatattattagactccttaatgagtctagtttcaaatgaaataaacgataacatatttcaaattctttataatgagaaatttgattcgtagtgaagagtggtcagattagtcaaacagtgaaacaggggaaacttcaataaaaatatggtattgattggtcaaaccaaaaattctgaaaatttgatggatagaatatatatgagtctattttcagggaaaattaacggcacttgatttggagtttcttagctctagttataaataatttagtgactgttgctcaggaagatagcttgtagtgaatttgtgattttgttacaaacatggttaaaacttgttaatgagatgcttttcgagttcttatgatcttatttgtaatttcaatatttggttttaattgagttcagattcaagtgaggtgaatttgctaaatatgcattatgttcatggatacttggccaaaatggcaattatctaggaatgatttcttgaaaatttgaataatcgatctataagtaaattaattgtttgcattgcttaaaacttactaagcattgaagcttactccgtgttctcttttccatttatTATAGgtatatactttagctcgagttggaa
This window of the Gossypium arboreum isolate Shixiya-1 chromosome 12, ASM2569848v2, whole genome shotgun sequence genome carries:
- the LOC108478535 gene encoding calvin cycle protein CP12-1, chloroplastic-like; amino-acid sequence: MATLSSVNLVTPRIIANGPDVPTVKVPCLNRPWKRVSPMKLRVGPVRAAPDGISEKVEKSIKEAQEMCSDDPASGECVAAWDEVEELSAAASHARDKKKDDDPLENYCKDNPETDECRTYDN